One Sphingomonas endolithica DNA segment encodes these proteins:
- the rpmH gene encoding 50S ribosomal protein L34 → MKRTFQPSNLVRARRHGFRTRSATPGGRNVLRARRNRGRKKLSA, encoded by the coding sequence ATGAAGCGGACCTTTCAACCGAGCAATCTCGTTCGCGCACGTCGCCACGGCTTCCGCACCCGCTCGGCCACTCCGGGCGGCCGGAACGTACTGCGCGCCCGCCGCAACCGCGGCCGCAAGAAGCTGTCGGCCTAA